One stretch of Akkermansia sp. RCC_12PD DNA includes these proteins:
- a CDS encoding DUF2254 domain-containing protein: MFLRANKLLWVKATYFALLAIITAIASIYLGEFVPFDIFQKIGPDTVDTILNILASSMLAVTTFSLTTVVSAYAAATSSVTPRATKLLMEDSTAQNALSTFIGSFIFSLIAIIFLNSGMYDQKGRVVLFVVTLGVIAIILVTLIRWIEHLSRLGRVGETSELVEGVTRKALLARAKEPYLGANPLVDRELDIPENAVPVRSDQTGNIQYIDMEKLDHLSRDKDLNIYVVALPGDFVSVTSILVYADKPVSNETRRELLGAFVIGHERNFEQDPRFGLCVLAEIAARALSAAVNDYGTGIDIINRGVRLLTNYAQAERHAEVKYERVWVPPLTVSNLFSDIFAPILRDEGGITVIDIKLLKAFAELYNLDNGQFKEEARKYSRQCYEHALRTVVLDEDRETLKKLVID; the protein is encoded by the coding sequence TTGTTTTTGCGGGCTAACAAGCTGCTTTGGGTCAAGGCTACCTATTTTGCGCTACTGGCTATTATTACAGCCATTGCATCGATTTACCTGGGTGAGTTCGTGCCGTTTGATATTTTCCAGAAGATCGGGCCCGATACGGTTGATACGATTTTAAATATCCTGGCTTCAAGCATGCTGGCGGTTACGACTTTTTCCTTAACCACGGTTGTTTCCGCCTATGCAGCGGCTACGTCAAGCGTGACGCCCCGGGCCACCAAGCTGTTGATGGAAGATTCCACGGCCCAGAATGCACTTTCCACGTTCATCGGGTCCTTCATTTTCAGCCTGATTGCGATCATCTTTCTGAATTCCGGCATGTACGACCAGAAGGGAAGAGTCGTGTTGTTCGTTGTCACCCTGGGGGTGATTGCCATTATTCTGGTTACGCTCATCCGGTGGATTGAGCATTTATCCCGGCTTGGCCGGGTGGGCGAGACTTCAGAGCTTGTGGAAGGGGTGACACGGAAAGCGTTGCTGGCACGCGCCAAGGAACCCTATCTGGGGGCTAATCCCCTGGTTGACCGGGAGCTTGATATTCCGGAAAATGCCGTTCCCGTCAGGAGCGATCAGACAGGCAATATCCAATATATTGACATGGAGAAGCTGGACCACCTTTCCAGAGATAAGGATCTTAATATTTACGTTGTTGCGCTACCGGGGGATTTTGTTTCCGTTACCTCGATTCTGGTTTATGCTGACAAACCTGTGTCAAATGAAACCCGGCGTGAACTGCTTGGAGCTTTTGTGATTGGCCATGAGCGCAATTTTGAACAGGATCCCAGATTCGGATTGTGCGTGCTTGCTGAAATTGCCGCCCGGGCCTTGTCCGCGGCCGTCAATGATTACGGCACAGGCATTGATATTATCAACCGGGGCGTGCGCCTCCTTACGAATTACGCCCAGGCGGAACGCCATGCCGAGGTGAAGTATGAGAGAGTCTGGGTGCCTCCTTTAACTGTCTCCAATCTGTTTTCGGATATTTTTGCCCCTATCCTTCGGGATGAAGGAGGCATTACGGTTATTGACATCAAGCTGTTGAAGGCTTTTGCCGAGCTGTATAACCTGGATAACGGGCAATTCAAGGAAGAAGCCCGGAAATACTCCCGCCAGTGCTATGAACATGCGCTTAGAACCGTAGTGCTCGACGAAGACAGGGAGACGCTGAAAAAGCTGGTTATTGATTAG
- a CDS encoding sialate O-acetylesterase: MNICVRSGVLFCLLMAGVPCSFAQKLVLTDWNYLPSYGQSLSVGWTAKPVVTTEQKNGNLMFKGGVRPFEGGNDRSAAVPLVERVSPDGARGETPVSGASGNFMRLLKKRDAGKAARVRFLCSADGVGGVSIGVLSKGNAPYQRILDDLTAGRELADKAGKSFSMPCFLWTQGETDQQDKKTREWYKEKMRALIQDIDADAKAVTGQKNDVLCFGYQVSSHLNYFAQNPTDYPVIAVAQLDLALEKDSRYIMATPMYHFTYSDGVHLTAPMSRLYGEYAGYVMYKVMVEGVKWKPIHPVAHAIGRKGQDWTVDVKFFTPVPPLVLDTRTILDPGNYGFSLVNGREEPLEIKSVSLNGKNVVRIVTSSDPSGSRLRYGMNLKEKLPSGPRTGARGCLRDSQGEKVKTRIQDVVYRMDNWCPFFDYPLESRGRMNKTDSR, from the coding sequence ATGAATATATGTGTCCGTTCCGGGGTGCTTTTCTGTCTGCTGATGGCGGGTGTCCCTTGCAGTTTTGCTCAGAAGCTCGTTTTAACGGACTGGAATTACCTGCCGTCCTATGGGCAGTCGCTTTCCGTAGGGTGGACGGCCAAGCCGGTCGTGACCACGGAGCAGAAGAACGGCAATTTAATGTTCAAGGGCGGCGTGCGGCCTTTTGAGGGCGGCAATGACCGGAGCGCCGCCGTTCCTCTGGTGGAGAGAGTTTCTCCGGACGGCGCCAGGGGGGAGACGCCCGTTTCCGGAGCATCCGGTAATTTCATGCGCCTGCTGAAGAAGCGCGATGCCGGAAAGGCCGCCAGGGTCCGGTTCCTGTGCTCTGCCGACGGCGTGGGAGGCGTCAGCATTGGTGTTCTTTCCAAAGGCAATGCTCCCTATCAGCGCATTCTGGATGATTTGACAGCGGGCCGCGAACTGGCGGACAAGGCCGGCAAGTCATTTTCCATGCCTTGTTTCCTGTGGACGCAGGGGGAAACCGACCAGCAGGACAAAAAAACAAGGGAATGGTACAAGGAGAAGATGCGCGCGCTGATTCAGGATATTGACGCGGACGCCAAGGCCGTCACCGGGCAGAAGAATGACGTGCTGTGCTTCGGGTACCAGGTTTCTTCCCACCTCAATTATTTTGCCCAGAATCCCACGGATTACCCTGTCATTGCCGTGGCCCAGCTGGATCTGGCCCTGGAGAAGGACAGCCGGTACATCATGGCCACGCCCATGTATCATTTCACCTATAGCGACGGGGTGCATTTGACGGCTCCCATGTCCCGGCTTTACGGGGAGTACGCCGGATACGTCATGTATAAGGTGATGGTGGAAGGCGTGAAATGGAAGCCCATCCATCCCGTCGCCCATGCAATCGGCAGGAAAGGGCAGGATTGGACAGTAGACGTAAAGTTTTTCACGCCTGTGCCTCCTCTGGTGCTGGATACCAGGACGATTCTTGATCCGGGCAATTACGGTTTTTCCCTGGTGAATGGCCGGGAAGAGCCTCTGGAGATCAAGTCCGTCAGCTTGAACGGTAAAAATGTTGTCCGCATTGTAACATCATCAGACCCTTCCGGCAGCCGCCTCCGGTACGGAATGAACTTGAAGGAGAAACTTCCCTCCGGTCCGCGTACCGGCGCCCGCGGATGCCTTCGGGATTCCCAGGGGGAGAAGGTTAAGACCCGTATTCAGGACGTCGTGTACCGCATGGATAACTGGTGCCCGTTTTTCGATTACCCCCTGGAATCCCGGGGCAGGATGAACAAGACGGATTCCAGGTAG
- a CDS encoding AGE family epimerase/isomerase gives METKETLQSLDEWSRQELKDILDFYINYDYAPKGGFYGAVLRTLEPVKDADRSIVLNARLMWTFASAYRILKDPRYLEMANHAKDYIKEHFVDKEYGGAYWVVDAQGNPADESKYPYGIAFIIYGGAELARASGSKDGLKLARDMYEALEKHALDPKHGGYFETFTRDWKRRDDSFNIPDPSLGSKALNTHLHMIESYTTLMLVDDDPKLRKTVGELIDIMTNKLLDQEYFHYKPYMTDDWKSTDTLFSFGHDIEGAWLLTEAAEAYGGKELVEKCKPISVRIADACADGINPDTGGLYAEANEHGLVDRQMSWWVQSEAVIGFFNAFQLTGDPKYLALTMNVVDYIRNYVSDHSDGKFREWLSRGDLDPQDGDNEFRVNAWKGPYHNGRMCMELIERIAKMQA, from the coding sequence ATGGAAACTAAGGAAACATTGCAATCTTTGGATGAATGGTCCAGGCAGGAACTGAAAGACATTCTGGATTTTTATATCAATTATGACTACGCCCCCAAAGGCGGTTTTTACGGAGCCGTTCTGAGGACGCTTGAACCGGTCAAGGACGCCGACCGCTCCATTGTGCTCAACGCCAGACTCATGTGGACGTTTGCAAGCGCCTACCGCATTCTGAAGGATCCCCGCTATCTGGAAATGGCCAACCATGCAAAGGATTACATCAAGGAACACTTTGTAGACAAGGAATACGGAGGAGCCTACTGGGTAGTAGACGCCCAGGGCAACCCCGCGGATGAGTCAAAATACCCCTACGGTATTGCCTTCATCATCTATGGAGGAGCGGAATTGGCAAGAGCGAGCGGCAGCAAAGACGGCCTGAAGCTGGCCCGGGACATGTATGAAGCGTTGGAAAAACATGCCCTGGATCCCAAACACGGGGGATACTTTGAAACCTTTACCCGGGATTGGAAAAGGCGGGATGACAGCTTCAATATTCCGGACCCTTCCCTGGGATCCAAGGCGCTCAACACCCATCTGCACATGATTGAAAGTTATACGACTCTGATGCTCGTGGATGATGATCCCAAGCTGAGGAAAACCGTGGGCGAACTGATTGACATTATGACCAACAAGCTGCTGGACCAGGAATACTTCCACTACAAGCCCTACATGACTGATGACTGGAAATCAACGGATACCCTGTTTTCCTTCGGCCACGACATTGAAGGCGCCTGGCTGCTGACGGAAGCCGCCGAAGCTTACGGAGGCAAGGAACTGGTGGAAAAATGCAAGCCGATTTCCGTGCGGATTGCCGATGCATGCGCGGACGGCATCAACCCGGACACAGGAGGCCTGTATGCAGAAGCCAACGAGCACGGACTCGTAGACCGTCAGATGTCCTGGTGGGTGCAGAGTGAAGCGGTCATCGGCTTCTTCAATGCCTTCCAGTTGACGGGTGATCCCAAATATCTGGCGCTGACAATGAACGTAGTCGACTACATCAGGAACTATGTCTCCGACCATAGCGACGGCAAATTCCGGGAATGGCTCTCCAGAGGAGACCTGGATCCCCAGGACGGAGACAACGAATTCAGAGTAAACGCCTGGAAAGGCCCCTACCACAACGGCCGTATGTGCATGGAACTGATTGAACGCATTGCAAAAATGCAGGCCTAA
- a CDS encoding sialidase family protein translates to MMNSVFKCLMSAVCAVALPAFGQDEKADFPTDKAVTVFSAGEGNPYESIRIPALLNIGRGQLLAFAEGRYKNTDQGENDIIMSVSKNGGKTWSRPRAIAKSHGATFNNPCPVYDVKTKTVTVVFQRYPAGVKERQPNIPQGWDDEKCIRNFMIQSRNGGSSWSKPVDITRTTKRPTGVDIMASGPNAGAQLRSGPHKGRLVIPMNEGPFGKWVISCIYSDDGGKSWKQGQPTANMKGLVNETSIAETDNGGVVMVARHWGGGNCRRIVWSQDGGETWGEVEDAPELFCDSTQNSLLTYSLTDQPAFGGRSRILFSGPSAGRRIKGQVAMSYDNGKTWPVKKLLGEGGFAYSSLAMVEPGVVGVLYEENQPHIKKLKFVPITIDWLTDGKDTGLPEGRKAPVLK, encoded by the coding sequence ATGATGAATTCCGTATTCAAGTGTTTGATGAGTGCCGTATGCGCCGTGGCATTGCCGGCATTCGGGCAGGATGAGAAGGCCGATTTTCCCACGGACAAGGCCGTGACCGTATTCAGCGCGGGGGAAGGGAATCCTTATGAGTCCATCCGCATTCCCGCGTTGCTCAATATCGGCAGGGGGCAGCTTCTGGCGTTTGCCGAAGGCCGGTATAAGAATACCGACCAGGGGGAGAACGATATTATCATGAGCGTCAGCAAGAATGGCGGCAAGACCTGGTCACGTCCCCGGGCGATCGCCAAGTCTCATGGGGCCACCTTTAATAATCCATGCCCGGTTTATGACGTCAAGACCAAGACCGTGACTGTCGTATTCCAGCGTTATCCCGCCGGGGTCAAGGAGCGGCAGCCTAATATCCCCCAGGGTTGGGACGACGAGAAGTGCATCCGCAATTTCATGATCCAGAGCAGGAACGGCGGTTCTTCCTGGAGCAAGCCCGTGGATATTACTAGGACGACCAAGCGGCCCACAGGGGTGGATATCATGGCTTCCGGCCCGAATGCGGGAGCCCAGTTGAGGAGCGGTCCCCACAAGGGGCGCCTGGTGATTCCGATGAATGAAGGGCCGTTCGGCAAGTGGGTGATTTCCTGTATTTACAGCGACGACGGCGGCAAAAGCTGGAAGCAGGGCCAGCCAACCGCCAATATGAAGGGCCTGGTGAATGAAACATCCATCGCGGAAACGGATAACGGAGGCGTGGTCATGGTCGCCCGCCACTGGGGCGGAGGCAATTGCCGCCGCATCGTGTGGTCGCAGGACGGCGGCGAGACATGGGGTGAAGTGGAAGATGCTCCGGAATTGTTTTGCGACAGCACGCAGAATTCCCTGCTGACTTATTCTCTGACGGACCAGCCTGCCTTTGGCGGCAGGAGCCGCATCCTCTTTTCCGGACCCAGCGCCGGACGGCGCATCAAGGGGCAGGTGGCGATGAGCTATGACAACGGCAAGACCTGGCCGGTGAAAAAACTGTTGGGAGAAGGCGGTTTTGCCTATTCCAGCCTTGCCATGGTGGAGCCCGGCGTAGTAGGTGTGCTTTATGAGGAGAACCAGCCACATATCAAGAAGCTGAAGTTTGTTCCCATCACGATTGACTGGCTGACGGACGGGAAGGACACGGGACTGCCGGAAGGAAGGAAAGCTCCGGTTCTTAAATAA
- a CDS encoding multidrug efflux SMR transporter, whose amino-acid sequence MSWIYLVLAGLCEIGWPLGFKLSQAPGTGSGRFAACIAFSVFSMALSGFLLWLAQRNIPIGTAYAVWTGIGALGTFMVGILWFGDSSNVWRMLAATFLLIGIIGLKLAPGH is encoded by the coding sequence ATGTCCTGGATTTATCTGGTGTTGGCCGGTCTCTGTGAGATCGGATGGCCTTTGGGCTTCAAGCTTTCACAGGCGCCCGGCACGGGTTCCGGCAGGTTTGCCGCCTGCATTGCGTTCTCCGTGTTCAGCATGGCTCTGAGCGGCTTCCTGCTGTGGCTGGCGCAACGGAACATTCCCATAGGTACGGCTTATGCCGTATGGACGGGCATCGGCGCTCTGGGCACGTTCATGGTGGGCATCCTGTGGTTCGGGGATTCCTCCAATGTCTGGCGCATGCTGGCGGCTACCTTCCTGCTGATCGGCATCATCGGGTTGAAGCTGGCCCCCGGACATTAA